One genomic segment of Phalacrocorax aristotelis unplaced genomic scaffold, bGulAri2.1 scaffold_85, whole genome shotgun sequence includes these proteins:
- the LOC142051040 gene encoding maestro heat-like repeat-containing protein family member 2B, with protein MSLGFLFASPYREALELVLSRCMEKRWLLLLRRQGAWAFLENPRAHADGVCLLTSVLLRNQLVSRGVIWALSQWLNSRSGNLQLTATAFFAELMKDPPMMEKKFLESVLGVLVERSQHGISAVRQMAARGLGNAVRRAPEEVRRHKEAILEALQRGLRDTTCPEVAAESMLVLAEVVRKLKAEGLGSAFKDVARSTKMFFEAVPFNPGIVDPSSVLLKLDRSVSRKQNLKRAAPLLFERIT; from the exons ATGTCTTTGGGCTTTCTTTTTGCCAGCCCTTACCGTGAGGCTCTAGAGCTGGTGCTGAGCAGATGCATGGAGAagaggtggctgctgctgctacgGAGGCAGGGAGCGTGGGCATTTCTCGAAAACCCGCGGGCTCATGCCGATGGTGTGTGCCTCCTGACGAG CGTCCTGCTTCGCAACCAGCTCGTCTCAAGGGGAGTGATATGGGCCCTTTCCCAGTGGCTGAACTCCCGCTCGGGAAACCTGCAGCTCACGGCAACGGCTTTCTTTGCTGAG CTGATGAAGGACCCCCCGATGATGGAGAAGAAGTTCCTGGAGAGTGTCCTAGGCGTCTTGGTGGAGAGATCACAGCACGGAATCAGCGCTGTGCGGCAGATGGCAGCGAGAGGCCTGGGCAATGCAGTCAGGAGAGCACCCGAGGAG GTGCGAAGGCACAAGGAGGCCATTCTGGAGGCGCTGCAGAGGGGCCTGAGGGACACCACCTGTCCCGAGGTGGCTGCTGAGAGCATGCTGGTGCTGGCTGAGGTGGTGAGGAAGCTGAAGGCAGAGGGCTTGGGGTCTGCCTTCAAAGACGTCGCCAGGTCCACCAAGATGTTCTTTGAGGCT GTGCCTTTTAATCCTGGAATAGTGGATCCAAGCAGCGTGCTTCTCAAGCTTGACCGCAGTGTAAGTCGTaagcagaacttgaaaaggGCCGCTCCACTTCTCTTTGAGAGGatcacctga